A region of Thermococcus barossii DNA encodes the following proteins:
- a CDS encoding 30S ribosomal protein S4e, with the protein MARKGAKRHLKRLAAPNQWYISRKTYKWAVRPRPGPHSMRTSIPLLYIVRDYLGYAKTAREARKILNEGKVLVDGRVRKDYKFPVGIMDVVSIPETGEHYRVLPNRIGKLILHPISEKEANIKPLRISNKRMVKGAKVQLNLHDGSNHLVTMDEKDKYRTAYTVLMKVPDREVIEVIPFEVGAYVFVTQGKNVARKGKVVEVRQFPMGWPDVVTIEDENGELFDTLKEYAFVVGKEKPEISLP; encoded by the coding sequence ATGGCGAGGAAAGGAGCCAAGAGGCACCTTAAGAGGCTTGCCGCTCCGAATCAGTGGTACATCTCAAGGAAGACCTACAAGTGGGCGGTCAGACCGAGGCCGGGTCCGCACAGCATGAGGACCTCAATTCCGCTGCTCTACATAGTCAGGGACTACCTCGGCTACGCCAAGACCGCCCGCGAGGCGAGAAAGATACTCAACGAGGGCAAGGTCCTCGTTGATGGGCGCGTTAGGAAGGACTACAAGTTCCCGGTCGGAATCATGGACGTCGTTTCAATCCCCGAGACCGGCGAGCACTACAGGGTTCTTCCGAACAGGATTGGCAAGCTCATACTCCACCCGATAAGCGAGAAGGAAGCCAACATCAAGCCGCTCAGGATAAGCAACAAGCGCATGGTCAAGGGAGCCAAGGTTCAGCTCAACCTCCACGACGGAAGCAACCACCTGGTCACCATGGACGAGAAGGACAAATACAGGACTGCCTACACCGTCCTGATGAAGGTTCCTGACAGGGAGGTCATCGAGGTCATCCCGTTCGAGGTTGGAGCCTACGTCTTCGTTACCCAGGGTAAGAACGTTGCCAGGAAGGGTAAGGTCGTCGAGGTCAGGCAGTTCCCGATGGGATGGCCGGACGTCGTCACCATCGAGGACGAGAACGGCGAGCTCTTCGACACCCTGAAGGAATACGCCTTCGTCGTTGGTAAGGAGAAGCCGGAGATTTCCCTTCCGTGA
- a CDS encoding 50S ribosomal protein L5, with product MQINREAILADWEAHPMRKPRIAKVTINIGVGESGERLTKAEKMLEGLVGQKPVRRRAKQTNKDFGIRRGEPIAVKVTLRGEKAEEMLRRLLAAVDNRLKASNFDEHGNFCFGIDEHINIPGVEYDPEIGIFGMDVCVTLERPGFRVAKRKRQRKKIPNRHKLTKEEGIVFAMEEFKVTVEGL from the coding sequence ATGCAGATCAACAGAGAGGCAATCCTTGCAGACTGGGAAGCTCACCCGATGAGGAAGCCCAGGATTGCGAAGGTCACGATAAACATTGGAGTTGGCGAGAGCGGTGAGAGGCTCACCAAGGCAGAGAAGATGCTTGAGGGGCTTGTTGGCCAGAAGCCGGTAAGGAGGCGCGCAAAGCAGACCAACAAGGACTTCGGAATCAGGCGCGGCGAGCCGATAGCGGTCAAGGTTACCCTCCGCGGCGAGAAGGCGGAGGAGATGCTCAGGAGACTCCTGGCTGCGGTTGACAACAGGCTCAAGGCGAGCAACTTCGACGAGCACGGCAATTTCTGCTTCGGTATCGACGAGCACATCAACATCCCCGGCGTCGAGTACGACCCTGAGATAGGCATCTTCGGTATGGACGTCTGCGTCACCCTCGAGAGGCCCGGATTCCGCGTGGCCAAGAGGAAGAGGCAGAGGAAGAAGATACCGAACAGGCACAAGCTGACCAAGGAAGAAGGTATCGTCTTCGCTATGGAGGAGTTTAAGGTTACCGTGGAGGGATTGTGA
- a CDS encoding 30S ribosomal protein S14, which translates to MAKADYNKRKPRKFGKGARRCMRCGQYGPIIRIHGLMLCRHCFREIAPKLGFKKYE; encoded by the coding sequence ATGGCGAAGGCTGACTACAACAAAAGGAAGCCCAGGAAGTTTGGGAAGGGTGCGAGAAGGTGCATGCGCTGCGGCCAGTACGGCCCCATCATCAGGATACACGGCCTTATGCTCTGCAGGCACTGCTTTAGAGAGATAGCCCCCAAGCTGGGCTTTAAGAAGTACGAGTGA
- a CDS encoding 30S ribosomal protein S8, producing the protein MTLLDPLANALSHITNSERVGKKEVYLKPASKLMGEVLRVMQENGYIGEFEFIDDGRAGIYRVQLIGKINKAGAIKPRFPVKAREYEAWEKRFLPAFEFGILIVSTSQGVMTHKEAIEKGIGGRLIAYVY; encoded by the coding sequence ATGACTTTGCTTGACCCGCTGGCAAACGCGCTTTCGCACATAACCAACAGCGAGAGGGTCGGAAAGAAGGAGGTCTACCTCAAGCCGGCCTCCAAGCTCATGGGAGAGGTTCTCCGCGTCATGCAGGAGAACGGCTACATCGGCGAGTTCGAGTTCATAGACGACGGAAGGGCAGGCATCTACAGGGTGCAGCTCATAGGAAAGATCAACAAGGCTGGAGCCATAAAGCCGAGGTTCCCTGTCAAGGCCAGGGAGTACGAGGCCTGGGAGAAGAGGTTCCTTCCGGCCTTCGAGTTCGGTATCCTCATAGTCTCGACCTCTCAGGGTGTCATGACCCACAAAGAGGCCATCGAGAAGGGAATCGGCGGAAGGCTGATAGCCTACGTCTACTGA
- a CDS encoding 50S ribosomal protein L6, with protein MPIDAWVREEVEIPEGVEVTVENNVVKVRGPKGELERELRYPGVQIFTEDGKVVVFKEFPRKRDIAIARTFKAHIANMIRGVTEGFTYKLKVVYSHFPMTVKVQGDEVVIENFLGEKNPRRAKILPGVTVKVMGSEVIVEGIDKEAVGQTAANIEQATRITKWDRRVFQDGIYIVEKAGKPIKF; from the coding sequence ATGCCGATAGACGCGTGGGTAAGGGAAGAGGTTGAGATTCCAGAGGGAGTCGAGGTCACCGTTGAGAACAACGTCGTCAAGGTCAGGGGTCCCAAGGGCGAGCTCGAGAGGGAGCTCAGGTATCCTGGCGTTCAGATCTTCACCGAGGACGGCAAGGTCGTCGTCTTCAAGGAGTTCCCGAGGAAGCGTGACATAGCCATAGCTAGGACCTTCAAGGCCCACATAGCCAACATGATCAGGGGTGTCACCGAGGGCTTCACCTACAAGCTCAAGGTTGTCTACAGCCACTTCCCCATGACCGTCAAGGTTCAGGGAGATGAAGTCGTCATCGAGAACTTCCTCGGTGAGAAGAACCCGAGGAGGGCCAAGATACTGCCCGGCGTTACCGTCAAGGTCATGGGTTCAGAGGTTATCGTCGAGGGCATTGACAAGGAGGCAGTCGGTCAGACCGCGGCAAACATCGAGCAAGCAACGAGGATAACCAAGTGGGACAGGCGTGTCTTCCAGGATGGAATTTACATCGTTGAGAAGGCTGGTAAGCCGATAAAGTTCTGA
- a CDS encoding 50S ribosomal protein L32e: MNEKARLLRIRAKIKRKKPRFLRQEWWRYPKFKNDPKWRRPKGIDSKMRLKKKGKARSPSIGWSSPRLVRGLHPSGYEEVLVHNVRELEAIDPTRQAARIAGTVGARKREAILARAKELGVKVLNAR, encoded by the coding sequence ATGAACGAGAAGGCGAGACTCCTTAGGATAAGGGCGAAGATCAAGAGGAAGAAGCCCCGCTTCCTTCGCCAGGAGTGGTGGCGCTATCCGAAGTTCAAGAACGACCCGAAGTGGCGCAGGCCGAAGGGAATCGACAGCAAGATGAGGCTCAAGAAGAAGGGCAAGGCCCGCTCACCGAGCATAGGCTGGAGCTCACCGAGGCTCGTTAGGGGGCTCCACCCGAGCGGCTACGAGGAAGTCCTCGTCCACAACGTCAGGGAGCTTGAGGCCATAGACCCGACCAGGCAGGCGGCGAGGATAGCCGGAACCGTTGGTGCCAGGAAGAGAGAGGCTATACTTGCCAGGGCGAAGGAGCTCGGTGTGAAGGTTCTTAACGCGAGGTGA
- a CDS encoding 50S ribosomal protein L19e, with product MLKMQRRIAADLLKCGENRVWIDPERIDDVAAAITREDIKRLINDGVIKKKPVKGQSRARARAFQEARKKGRHRGPGSKKGKKTARMGKKERWMMTIRALRKELRKLKAEGKLDEHTYRRLYIRAKGGQFKNKRQLYMFMQEHDILKE from the coding sequence ATGCTCAAGATGCAGAGAAGGATTGCCGCTGATTTGTTGAAGTGCGGTGAGAACAGGGTCTGGATCGACCCTGAGAGGATTGACGACGTTGCGGCTGCCATCACCAGGGAGGACATCAAGAGGCTAATCAACGACGGCGTCATCAAGAAGAAGCCCGTTAAGGGCCAGAGCAGGGCCAGGGCAAGGGCCTTCCAGGAGGCCAGGAAGAAGGGCCGCCACAGGGGCCCGGGAAGCAAGAAGGGTAAGAAGACCGCCAGGATGGGCAAGAAAGAGCGCTGGATGATGACGATAAGGGCCCTCAGGAAGGAGCTCAGGAAGCTCAAGGCCGAGGGCAAGCTCGACGAGCACACCTACAGGAGGCTCTACATCCGTGCCAAGGGCGGCCAGTTCAAGAACAAGAGGCAGCTCTACATGTTCATGCAGGAGCACGACATACTGAAGGAGTGA
- a CDS encoding 50S ribosomal protein L18 — protein sequence MAHGPRYRVPFRRRREGKTNYHKRLALLKSGKPRLVVRKSLNHHIAQIVVYDPKGDRTIVSAHTRELMRDFGWKGHGGNTPSAYLLGLLIGYKAKKAGIEEAILDIGLHPPTRGSSIFAVLKGAVDAGLNVPHSEEIYPEDYRINGEHIANYAKTLKDEDEERYRKQFSGYLVKGLEPEKLPEHFEEVKARIIEKFEEARE from the coding sequence ATGGCACACGGACCGAGGTATAGGGTTCCGTTCAGGAGGAGGAGAGAGGGCAAGACTAACTATCACAAGAGGCTTGCCCTGCTTAAGTCGGGCAAGCCGAGGCTCGTCGTTAGGAAGAGCCTCAACCACCACATAGCTCAGATCGTCGTTTACGACCCGAAGGGTGACAGGACGATAGTTTCAGCTCACACCAGGGAGCTCATGAGGGACTTCGGCTGGAAGGGCCACGGAGGAAACACCCCATCGGCTTACCTGCTCGGTCTCCTCATCGGCTACAAGGCCAAGAAGGCCGGAATCGAGGAGGCCATACTCGACATAGGCCTCCACCCGCCGACCAGGGGTTCGAGCATATTCGCCGTCCTCAAGGGTGCAGTTGATGCCGGACTGAACGTCCCGCACAGCGAGGAGATATACCCCGAGGACTACAGGATAAACGGCGAGCACATAGCGAACTACGCCAAGACCCTCAAAGATGAAGATGAGGAGCGCTATAGGAAGCAGTTCTCGGGATACCTCGTCAAGGGCCTTGAGCCCGAGAAGCTCCCCGAGCACTTTGAGGAGGTCAAGGCGAGGATAATCGAGAAGTTTGAGGAGGCGAGAGAATGA
- the rpsE gene encoding 30S ribosomal protein S5 encodes MSDPREIAQRVLEEWEPRTKLGMLVKEGQITDIHEIFRKGYQIKEPEIVDVLLPEVNLRENQEVLDIALTVRMTDSGRRIRFRVLAAVGNRDGYVGLGIGHGKEVGIAIRKAINYAKMNIIEIKRGCGSWECRCRRPHSIPFAVEGKEGSVRVKLMPGPRGLGLVIGDVGKKILSLAGVQDVWSQSLGETRTTVNFAKAVFNALYNTNRVAIQPGMEEKYGIIVGREMPTSFELE; translated from the coding sequence ATGAGCGACCCGAGGGAGATTGCCCAGAGGGTTTTGGAGGAGTGGGAGCCGAGGACCAAGCTCGGCATGCTCGTCAAGGAGGGGCAGATAACTGACATTCACGAGATATTCCGCAAGGGATACCAGATAAAGGAGCCGGAGATAGTTGATGTGCTCCTTCCCGAGGTGAACCTCAGGGAGAACCAGGAGGTCCTCGACATAGCCCTCACCGTCAGGATGACTGACAGCGGCAGAAGGATCCGCTTCCGCGTTCTCGCGGCAGTTGGCAACAGGGACGGCTACGTCGGCCTCGGAATCGGCCACGGCAAGGAGGTTGGAATAGCCATCAGGAAGGCCATCAACTACGCCAAGATGAACATCATCGAGATCAAGCGCGGCTGTGGCTCCTGGGAGTGCAGGTGCAGGAGGCCACACTCGATTCCCTTCGCCGTCGAGGGCAAGGAAGGAAGCGTCCGCGTCAAGCTCATGCCGGGACCGCGTGGCCTTGGACTGGTCATCGGTGACGTCGGCAAAAAGATACTCAGCCTCGCCGGCGTCCAGGACGTCTGGTCCCAGAGCCTGGGTGAGACAAGGACAACAGTCAACTTCGCCAAGGCCGTCTTCAACGCGCTCTACAACACCAACCGCGTCGCAATTCAGCCGGGCATGGAAGAGAAGTACGGTATCATCGTCGGAAGGGAGATGCCGACGAGCTTTGAGCTGGAGTGA
- a CDS encoding 50S ribosomal protein L30 produces MAKLALIRLRSGIRARGEVRDTLAMLRLHRINHLVLVDDNPSYKGMVQKVKDYITWGEIDKETLAKLLRKRGRLIGNRPITDEYVKEKLGMTIEEFAEKVVNGEMKLTDLPNIKPVFRLHPPRGGLKGSKKRSFKEGGALGYRGERINDLIERML; encoded by the coding sequence ATGGCAAAGCTCGCACTCATCAGGCTTAGGAGCGGGATCAGGGCGAGGGGTGAAGTTAGGGACACCCTCGCCATGCTCCGCCTCCACAGGATCAACCACCTCGTCCTCGTTGACGACAACCCGAGCTACAAGGGAATGGTTCAGAAGGTCAAGGACTACATCACCTGGGGCGAGATAGACAAGGAAACCCTCGCCAAGCTCCTCAGGAAGAGGGGCAGGCTCATCGGCAACAGGCCGATAACTGACGAGTACGTCAAGGAGAAGCTTGGAATGACCATCGAGGAGTTCGCTGAGAAGGTCGTCAACGGCGAGATGAAGCTCACCGACCTGCCAAACATCAAGCCGGTCTTCAGGCTCCACCCGCCGAGGGGTGGCCTCAAGGGCAGCAAGAAGCGCTCCTTCAAGGAAGGTGGAGCGCTCGGCTACCGTGGCGAGAGAATAAACGACCTCATTGAGAGAATGCTCTGA
- a CDS encoding uL15m family ribosomal protein, with the protein MIRRKKKVRKLRGSHTHGWGCKKKHRGGGSKGGKGMAGTGKRKNTKWTWTIKYAPDHLGKRGFHRPKAVQYTPKTINLSDIDENLTLFLDMGVAYEEEGKIVVDVTQLGVDKVLGTGKLTKPITIKAYYVTPKAEEKIKAAGGEVLLA; encoded by the coding sequence ATGATAAGGAGAAAGAAGAAGGTTAGGAAGCTCCGCGGAAGTCACACTCACGGATGGGGCTGCAAGAAGAAGCACCGCGGTGGCGGTAGCAAGGGCGGTAAGGGAATGGCCGGAACCGGTAAGAGGAAGAACACCAAGTGGACCTGGACCATCAAGTACGCCCCTGACCACCTTGGAAAGCGCGGCTTCCACAGGCCAAAAGCAGTTCAGTACACTCCCAAGACCATAAACCTCAGCGACATAGACGAGAACCTCACACTCTTCCTCGACATGGGCGTCGCCTACGAGGAGGAGGGGAAGATAGTCGTTGACGTCACCCAGCTCGGCGTCGACAAGGTTCTCGGAACCGGCAAACTCACCAAGCCCATTACCATCAAGGCCTACTACGTCACCCCGAAGGCTGAGGAGAAGATCAAGGCCGCTGGCGGCGAGGTTCTCCTCGCCTGA
- the secY gene encoding preprotein translocase subunit SecY, whose amino-acid sequence MGFRNVVFAIERYFPEVERPKRHVPLKEKFMWTGIVLLLYFILAEIPLYGIPAQIQDYFATLRFVLAGRSGSLLTLGIGPIVTASIIMQLLVGSEIVHLDLSNHEDRRFYQAAQKLFAVFMSFFEAAIYVFAGAFGRVDTSLGAFQTVTTPAGEAYIGLGLAILIILQLGFASVMLILLDELVSKWGIGSGISLFIAAGVSQTVITKALNPATTPDYIDPVTGGPAIIGAIPAFIQHLFYGDLTGALYRGTLPDMMDLLATIVVFLVVVYLESMRVEIPLSYGRVTVRGRYPIRFMYVSNIPIILTFALYSNIQLWARLLNNFGYTFLGTFDENGYPLTGFVTYLYPPRDIYHVIADPGRALVYALMTIFWAILFGFLWVELTGLDAKSIARQLQSAGLQIPGFRRDPRILERVLNRYIPYVTFWGSFTLALVAVLADFLGALGTGTGILLTVGILYRFYEEIAREQATEMFPALRKFFTK is encoded by the coding sequence ATGGGGTTCAGAAACGTAGTGTTTGCGATTGAAAGGTACTTCCCAGAGGTTGAGCGGCCCAAGAGGCACGTGCCGCTCAAGGAGAAGTTCATGTGGACGGGAATCGTTCTACTACTGTACTTCATCCTCGCTGAGATTCCACTCTATGGAATTCCTGCGCAGATCCAGGACTACTTCGCCACGCTCAGGTTCGTCCTCGCCGGAAGGAGCGGTTCTCTTCTGACGCTCGGTATCGGGCCGATCGTCACCGCGAGTATTATCATGCAGCTTCTCGTCGGTTCCGAGATAGTTCACCTTGATCTCTCCAATCATGAGGATAGAAGGTTTTATCAGGCCGCTCAGAAGCTTTTCGCCGTATTCATGAGCTTCTTCGAAGCAGCCATCTACGTCTTCGCCGGTGCATTCGGTAGGGTTGATACCAGCCTTGGCGCCTTCCAGACAGTCACAACACCCGCCGGTGAGGCGTACATAGGACTCGGTCTGGCGATACTCATCATACTTCAGCTTGGATTCGCCTCCGTGATGCTCATCCTTCTGGATGAGCTAGTTAGCAAGTGGGGCATCGGAAGCGGTATCAGTCTCTTCATCGCCGCGGGTGTTTCCCAGACCGTTATCACAAAGGCTCTGAACCCGGCAACGACCCCGGACTACATCGACCCCGTCACGGGAGGCCCCGCGATAATAGGTGCCATCCCGGCCTTCATACAGCACCTGTTCTACGGCGACCTAACCGGAGCCCTCTACAGAGGGACGCTGCCCGACATGATGGATTTGCTGGCGACGATAGTCGTCTTCCTGGTGGTTGTCTATCTGGAGAGCATGCGCGTCGAGATACCCCTGAGCTATGGCCGCGTCACAGTCCGCGGAAGGTATCCGATAAGGTTCATGTACGTCAGCAACATACCGATCATCCTGACCTTTGCACTCTACTCCAACATTCAGCTCTGGGCCAGGCTCCTCAACAACTTCGGCTACACCTTCCTTGGAACTTTCGACGAGAACGGCTACCCGCTTACCGGGTTCGTCACGTACCTTTACCCGCCAAGGGACATCTACCACGTCATAGCAGACCCAGGAAGGGCGTTGGTCTATGCGTTGATGACAATATTCTGGGCGATACTCTTCGGATTCCTCTGGGTTGAGCTAACCGGCCTCGACGCCAAGAGCATTGCCAGACAGCTCCAAAGCGCGGGACTTCAGATACCGGGATTCAGACGCGACCCGAGGATACTGGAGAGGGTGCTCAACAGGTACATACCCTACGTTACCTTCTGGGGCTCCTTCACACTGGCGCTGGTCGCAGTCCTGGCTGACTTCCTTGGGGCACTCGGTACAGGAACGGGAATCCTCCTTACGGTGGGCATACTCTACAGGTTCTACGAGGAGATAGCTAGGGAACAGGCAACGGAGATGTTCCCAGCTTTGAGGAAGTTCTTCACCAAGTGA
- a CDS encoding adenylate kinase encodes MPFVVMITGIPGVGKSTITRLALRKTKVRFRLVNFGDLMFEEAVTAGLVSHRDEMRKLNPEIQKELQMKAARRIVEMSKSEPVLIDTHATIRTPVGYLLGFPREVIEVINPNFIVIIEATPSEILGRRLRDLKRDRDVETEEQIQRHQDLNRAAAVSYAMHSNALIKIIENHEDKGLEEAVHELVEVLNLAVGEYD; translated from the coding sequence ATGCCGTTTGTGGTCATGATAACAGGAATTCCAGGGGTGGGGAAGAGCACCATAACCCGGCTGGCCCTCAGGAAGACAAAGGTTAGGTTCAGGCTCGTCAACTTCGGCGACCTGATGTTTGAGGAGGCCGTTACAGCAGGGCTTGTTAGTCACAGGGACGAGATGAGGAAATTGAACCCAGAGATACAGAAGGAGCTCCAGATGAAAGCTGCGAGGAGGATAGTGGAGATGTCCAAGAGCGAGCCAGTGCTCATAGATACCCACGCCACCATCAGGACCCCTGTGGGGTATCTCCTCGGCTTCCCCAGGGAGGTTATAGAGGTCATAAACCCTAACTTCATAGTCATAATCGAAGCCACGCCGAGCGAGATACTCGGAAGGCGCCTCCGCGACCTGAAGCGCGATAGGGACGTTGAGACGGAGGAGCAGATACAAAGGCACCAGGACCTGAACCGTGCCGCTGCCGTGAGTTACGCCATGCACTCGAACGCGCTTATTAAGATAATCGAGAACCATGAGGATAAGGGCCTCGAAGAGGCCGTTCATGAGCTTGTTGAAGTACTTAACCTGGCGGTGGGAGAGTATGATTGA
- a CDS encoding DUF106 domain-containing protein, with translation MIEGIYAFLDDLFGPMIQAHHPIVVVTVAGIMLGGLFTLLNYVLVDQNKVKMLQKKSKEFQKKYKEAQAAKDEKKLKKLQQEQMELMKLQSEVMKDTMFKVTLLTLPIFWIFFGWLRRWYVEVGIVKSPFNFFLFDWFHRLYHSGLPANELGYVGWYIMTSMITGYILRKLLDMG, from the coding sequence ATGATTGAGGGGATATACGCTTTCCTTGACGATCTGTTCGGGCCCATGATACAGGCCCACCATCCGATAGTGGTGGTCACTGTTGCGGGCATAATGCTGGGCGGGCTCTTCACCCTGCTGAACTACGTTCTGGTCGACCAGAACAAGGTCAAGATGCTCCAGAAGAAGAGCAAGGAGTTCCAGAAGAAGTACAAAGAAGCCCAGGCCGCAAAGGATGAGAAGAAGCTCAAGAAGCTCCAGCAGGAGCAGATGGAACTCATGAAGCTTCAGAGCGAGGTCATGAAGGATACAATGTTCAAGGTCACCCTGCTGACGCTGCCGATATTCTGGATTTTCTTTGGCTGGCTTAGGAGATGGTACGTTGAGGTCGGCATAGTGAAGTCGCCCTTCAACTTCTTCCTCTTCGACTGGTTCCACAGGCTCTATCACTCCGGACTGCCCGCGAACGAGCTCGGTTACGTTGGCTGGTACATAATGACGTCGATGATAACCGGTTACATCCTCAGGAAGCTCCTCGACATGGGTTAA
- a CDS encoding 50S ribosomal protein L34e, with translation MKPMYRSRSWRRKYVRTPGGRTVIHFERRKPKVAHCAMCGRPLNGVPRGRPSEIRKLPKTAKRPERPYPNLCPSCMRKVMKAQVRAGIAL, from the coding sequence ATGAAGCCGATGTACAGGTCTAGGTCATGGAGAAGGAAGTATGTCAGGACTCCGGGCGGAAGGACGGTTATACACTTCGAGCGCAGAAAGCCGAAGGTTGCCCACTGTGCCATGTGCGGAAGGCCCCTCAACGGCGTTCCGCGCGGCAGGCCGAGCGAGATCAGGAAGCTCCCGAAGACGGCAAAGAGGCCCGAGAGGCCCTACCCGAACCTCTGCCCGAGCTGCATGAGGAAGGTCATGAAGGCGCAGGTAAGGGCCGGCATAGCCCTCTGA
- the cmk gene encoding (d)CMP kinase gives MPKGCLVITVSGLAGSGTTTLCRNLARHYGFKHIYAGLIFRQMAKEMGMTLQEFQEYAELHPEIDREVDRRQVEAARECNVVIEGRLAGWMVKDADLKIWLDAPIMERARRVARREGITVEEAFVQIAEREKGNRKRYLNLYGIDIDDKSIYDLIINTAKWGPDGVFAIVKAAIDHLYPDGDAGSGANPGNKR, from the coding sequence ATGCCGAAGGGCTGCCTCGTGATAACCGTCAGCGGTCTGGCCGGTTCGGGAACGACGACGCTCTGCAGGAACCTGGCCAGGCACTACGGGTTCAAACACATCTATGCTGGGCTCATCTTCCGGCAGATGGCCAAGGAAATGGGCATGACTCTGCAGGAGTTTCAGGAGTATGCGGAGCTCCACCCCGAGATTGACCGCGAGGTTGACAGGAGGCAGGTGGAGGCAGCCAGGGAGTGCAACGTCGTTATTGAGGGTCGGCTTGCGGGTTGGATGGTGAAGGATGCCGATCTGAAGATATGGCTCGACGCTCCGATAATGGAGCGCGCCAGAAGAGTTGCCCGGCGCGAGGGCATAACCGTTGAGGAGGCCTTCGTGCAGATTGCCGAGCGCGAGAAGGGTAACAGGAAAAGGTATTTAAACCTCTACGGTATTGACATCGACGACAAGTCGATTTACGACTTGATAATCAACACCGCTAAATGGGGTCCCGATGGGGTCTTCGCGATCGTGAAGGCCGCCATCGACCACCTTTACCCCGACGGTGACGCGGGGTCGGGTGCAAACCCGGGCAACAAAAGATAA
- a CDS encoding 50S ribosomal protein L14e, which translates to MPAMDVGRLAVIIAGRRAGEKVVVVDVIDRNFVLVTGAGLNKVKRRRMNVKHLEPLPEKVNIERGADDDAVKAALEQAGISLE; encoded by the coding sequence ATGCCAGCTATGGACGTTGGAAGGCTTGCCGTTATAATCGCCGGAAGGAGGGCCGGAGAGAAGGTCGTCGTCGTTGACGTCATCGACAGGAACTTCGTCCTCGTTACCGGCGCCGGCCTCAACAAGGTCAAGCGCAGGAGGATGAACGTCAAGCACCTTGAGCCCCTTCCTGAGAAGGTCAACATCGAGCGCGGCGCCGACGACGATGCAGTCAAGGCCGCCCTTGAGCAGGCTGGAATCAGCCTTGAGTGA
- a CDS encoding SDR family NAD(P)-dependent oxidoreductase has translation MKTALVTGATGGIGRFLVKGLIENGYHVIGVARSEEKLEELGSLGNFDYIVADLREGKASRVVRDGLEELGIKRLDVLINNAGFGILKPLLEQTEDELEEIFRVNTIAPVALTKGLLDLIPQGGKVVIVLSGVVFVNVREFPSYGASKAALHYLSVNLERELVKRRITLIRVYPKQVSTPFWNGRVPKGALCPEDVAKAIMKAIESGKREVFVPGYMKLVKYLPRWPVFTYRFKF, from the coding sequence ATGAAGACTGCGCTTGTTACCGGTGCCACAGGTGGTATCGGAAGGTTTCTCGTCAAGGGGCTCATAGAGAATGGATATCACGTTATAGGTGTCGCCAGAAGCGAAGAGAAGTTGGAGGAACTGGGGTCATTGGGAAATTTTGACTACATTGTGGCCGACTTAAGGGAGGGGAAAGCTTCTAGGGTTGTCAGAGATGGTCTGGAAGAACTTGGAATTAAGCGGCTTGACGTTCTCATAAACAACGCTGGCTTCGGAATACTGAAGCCTCTACTTGAGCAAACTGAAGACGAGCTGGAGGAGATTTTTAGGGTGAACACGATAGCCCCCGTGGCTCTAACAAAAGGGCTCTTGGACTTAATCCCTCAGGGTGGCAAGGTTGTGATTGTCTTGAGCGGTGTGGTTTTCGTGAACGTGAGGGAGTTTCCCTCATATGGAGCATCAAAGGCGGCCCTCCACTACCTCTCCGTTAACTTAGAGCGCGAACTGGTCAAAAGAAGGATAACCCTCATACGGGTCTATCCCAAGCAGGTTTCAACCCCTTTCTGGAACGGACGGGTTCCAAAGGGCGCACTTTGCCCAGAGGATGTTGCCAAGGCGATAATGAAGGCCATCGAGAGCGGCAAGCGCGAGGTATTTGTGCCTGGTTATATGAAGCTTGTAAAGTACCTTCCCCGCTGGCCAGTTTTCACTTATCGCTTCAAGTTCTGA